A single window of Excalfactoria chinensis isolate bCotChi1 chromosome 13, bCotChi1.hap2, whole genome shotgun sequence DNA harbors:
- the CYSTM1 gene encoding cysteine-rich and transmembrane domain-containing protein 1: MNYENPPPYPGPGPTAPYPPYAPQPGGPPGPYPGYPPGPTGPYPPGQPGYQGYPQYGWQNAPPPPGPVYADGPKNTVYVVEERRRDDSGESACLTACWTALCCCCLWDMLT; this comes from the exons ATGAACTACGAAAATCCTCCACCTTACCCTGGCCCGGGCCCGACGGCCCCTTACCCACCCTATGCACCACAGCCGGGTGGCCCTCCCGGCCCCTACCCTGGCTATCCACCAGGACCCACAGGGCCATACCCACCAGGCCAGCCAGGCTATCAAGGTTATCCACAGTATGGATGGCAAAACGCACCTCCACCTCCAGGACCAGTGTATGCAGATGGGCCTAAAAACACAG TGTACGTGGTGGAGGAGAGGCGGAGGGATGACTCGGGCGAGAGCGCCTGCCTGACGGCGTGCTGGACTgcgctctgctgctgctgcctctgggaCATGCTGACCTGA